A DNA window from Enterobacter asburiae contains the following coding sequences:
- a CDS encoding SGNH/GDSL hydrolase family protein, with protein sequence MKKTALLLALMPFFSHAESAYRIDEGQLSFFGITNKINNMRLSQATPKNYLFFGDSIIQGLNPNGMHMSYVNLGIGGDTVHGVFKRIRETPIERYDGILVSVGANNFLQGESGWDLGDELMEVIDYAAPKAKKLFVMETFIPNRTMNLTVSSDFASANAKIHTACAKYINCQVIPMPEGMIGKEGLKKEFSISDGIHLNAVGYTLWKIEINKKMADFPVNYYYRARY encoded by the coding sequence GTGAAAAAAACAGCATTATTACTGGCGCTTATGCCATTTTTCAGTCACGCAGAATCTGCATACAGAATTGATGAGGGACAGCTTAGCTTTTTCGGTATTACAAATAAAATCAATAACATGAGACTATCGCAGGCAACACCAAAGAATTATTTATTTTTTGGTGACTCCATCATTCAGGGCTTAAACCCTAACGGAATGCATATGAGTTACGTTAACCTAGGGATCGGTGGCGATACTGTCCATGGCGTTTTCAAAAGAATACGGGAGACGCCTATCGAAAGATATGATGGAATTCTCGTTTCAGTGGGAGCCAATAACTTCTTGCAGGGAGAATCTGGATGGGATCTTGGTGATGAGTTAATGGAGGTTATTGATTATGCGGCCCCTAAAGCAAAGAAACTATTTGTTATGGAGACGTTCATCCCTAACAGGACTATGAACCTTACCGTTTCATCTGACTTCGCATCCGCTAATGCAAAAATCCATACTGCTTGCGCAAAATATATAAACTGCCAGGTGATTCCCATGCCAGAGGGAATGATCGGGAAGGAAGGTCTTAAGAAGGAATTCTCGATCAGCGATGGCATCCATCTGAATGCCGTGGGTTACACCTTATGGAAGATAGAAATTAATAAGAAAATGGCTGACTTCCCTGTCAACTATTACTATCGCGCCCGCTATTGA